From the Bombus pascuorum chromosome 7, iyBomPasc1.1, whole genome shotgun sequence genome, one window contains:
- the LOC132908931 gene encoding actin-histidine N-methyltransferase, whose protein sequence is MDRRNSDGSFTSEELVLYQRQLTKLENRNVINALCQRLFILCFNSVCETQLWNNYVEISTVLEKVKQLEEMKTESPKRSQGIGRFINWLKQNGANVYGASVAEFPGYDLGLKAERNFLENELILRIPRELIFSIHNAAPELVALQNDPLLQLMPQVALAIALLIEKHKEYSKWKPYLDILPTTYTTVLYMTAADMNELKGSPTLEAALKQCRNIARQYAYFNKLFQKNNNAVSAILRDVFTYEKYCWAVSTVMTRQNIIPSKDGTLMIHALIPMWDMCNHESSKITTDFNATLNCCECYALRDFKKAEQIFISYGPRTNSDFFVHSGFVYMDNEQDGFKLRLGISKADPLQKERVELLNKLDLPAVGEFLLKRGTEPISDTLLAFLRVFSMRKEELVHWIQSDRVNDLKHMDCALETVVEENVKKFLLTRLQLLIANYPTTLKEDLQLLETTLPRIKKLAIQLRVTEKRILQGALEYVEQWIKA, encoded by the exons ATGGACAGAAGAAACTCTGATGGATCATTCACAAGTGAAGAACTCGTTTTATATCAAAGGCAATTAACGAAATTAGAGAACAGAAACGTGATAAATGCCTTGTGCCAAAGACTATTTATTC TGTGCTTTAATTCAGTATGTGAGACGCAACTATGGAACAATTACGTGGAGATATCAACGGTTTTGGAGAAGGTTAAACAGTTGGAGGAAATGAAGACGGAGTCGCCGAAACGGTCCCAGGGGATTGGACGATTCATAAATTGGCTCAAACAGAATGGCGCGAACGTATACGGAGCAAGCGTGGCTGAATTTCCAGGATACGACCTAGGCTTAAAAGCGGAACGTAATTTTCTTGAGAACGAGTTGATTTTAAGGATACCTAGGGAACTAATTTTCAGTATTCATAATGCAGCTCCAGAGCTGGTCGCTCTTCAAAACGATCCTCTACTACAACTTATGCCGCAAGTAGCACTTGCGATTGCCCTACTCATTGAAAAACACaaagaatattcaaaatggAAACCTTATTTGGATATTCTTCCTACGACCTATACAACTGTGCTATACATGACTGCTGCAGATATGAATGAACTTAAAGGCAGCCCTACATTAG AGGCTGCTTTGAAACAATGCAGAAATATTGCAAGACAGTATGCCTACTTTAATAAGTTATTTCAAAAGAACAATAACGCTGTATCTGCTATACTCAGGGATGTTTTTACTTATGAAAAATACTG CTGGGCAGTTTCTACGGTAATGACGAGGCAAAATATAATTCCCAGCAAGGACGGTACACTCATGATCCACGCTTTGATCCCAATGTGGGACATGTGCAATCACGAGAGCAGCAAA ATCACCACGGATTTCAATGCGACGTTAAACTGCTGCGAATGCTACGCTTTGAGAGATTTCAAGAAAGCAgagcaaatatttattagctACGGGCCCAGAACGAATTCCGATTTCTTTGTACACTCGGGATTTGTTTATATGGATAACGAACAG GATGGCTTCAAATTACGACTTGGGATCAGCAAAGCTGATCCTCTCCAAAAGGAACGCGTAGAACTGTTAAATAAGTTAGATCTGCCAGCGGTTGGGGAATTTCTATTGAAACGAGGAACGGAACCGATCTCGGATACGCTGTTGGCGTTTCTTAGAGTATTCAGTATGCGCAAAGAGGAACTGGTGCATTGGATCCAGTCGGATCGCGTTAACGATTTGAAGCACATGGACTGCGCACTGGAAACTGTTGTCGAGGAGAATGTCAAAAAATTTTTGCTTACTAGGCTGCAGCTGTTAATTGCTAATTACCCGACGACTCTGAAG gAAGATCTGCAATTGCTCGAGACCACGTTGCCGCGAATTAAGAAGTTAGCCATTCAGTTAAGGGTAACGGAGAAGAGAATTCTTCAAGGCGCGCTCGAATACGTGGAACAATGGATCAAAGCTTAA
- the LOC132908929 gene encoding uncharacterized protein LOC132908929 isoform X2 encodes MRRKEYIANKKETRGRPEARDENSGGVLVGKWRNNGEALEPKWRDGDTVPLLPFSQFSRFSRDKIDNSEEEDDYDRRAAKYRQNNRRGTFLRSRNSPRLPYSDYEDRELTESRRGYREREEILPRKRNRPWTGENVATFKETRKEDLDRGLEEDKEITSARYQEIFQARPNDYEHEFDDEEYLKPRPRKRRPPQNYEFALVENEMLHEGRRGNNSGAWSRVNGEENAAEVASKGVALSQNAMELKSLLKMQQKEGLSLSEILQQRNLTLDDLLKGKADVINALKMRDVDESEDYEESAKMMTNSFVKLSTTRKPQWTLATEPVKTKNSQKDEELVISMIPMTIESPKNRTNARASLDKINNGETYSEVGNATAGKSFLANVDPPRVKITTSMPLPVATNSMDLLQADDATVKSPGSGEIRAESLDEDEIMEFSDFTDYKKGRSGVSPVWLMMKDENVSGPTELETSKSHLEDRGSTLSIEKILSPTERSKLTNNLSMSTGNQEQLLGDSTNINRSGIPKDEDQREAMDHFEEDYNASSEKEYQNDTPVIYYDLEQSTQISNFTDENDRNIMQELESALDAMSRDINSTLENSHQILSKNPPAKKDDNDSLKNHQDRDATEKKSYDDIVSEVEPEARAEIFELFASGSAGKRLERLLKSRNMSLEELIALRQRGSSKVHLAQVSRIRAHKSNDEYRIKDTDNLKATNSLSPKEDLHEGRAIVNHDNYDREVGNYLSGSTENSKSIDSLSNSMDLHPEEITTERSMPNAEPKTNSEDAKLVDASKMKNENEDKERHRTVQIVDLLTTFDSFPFMKDIEREFSGQYNNEDKRKLLVQESDVGVMFIDNDAETIRVNDTSNIVESGFVKEIVKQEPSSINVQTVYSKTSNILGEDENKSEKGKTLSKVKPSIIASGAILGVTLVVFLAIFIVCRIRQKQKYRYSNTFSRAVFQGPVMAARKLSNSSSLSTVMVNVVATSTARRPEKNENQEPTGEMDPKSDIDNDSLDANDSWETIPDYMK; translated from the exons ATGCGTCGGAAAGAATATATCGCGAACAAG aaGGAAACTCGAGGCCGACCGGAAGCCAGGGACGAAAACTCGGGAGGCGTGCTGGTGGGCAAGTGGCGGAACAACGGCGAGGCCTTGGAGCCGAAATGGCGAGACGGTGACACGGTTCCGTTGCTTCCATTTTCCCAATTTTCCCGCTTCTCCCGCGACAAAATCGACAACAGCGAAGAGGAAGACGACTACGATCGTCGTGCAGCGAAATATCGTCAGAACAACAGGCGAGGGACTTTTCTTCGTTCCAGGAACAGCCCTCGTTTACCGTACAGCGACTACGAAGACCGTGAACTAACGGAAAGCAGGCGCGGATACCGTGAACGAGAAGAGATCTTACCGCGGAAGAGAAATCGACCATGGACTGGCGAAAACGTGGCTACGTTCAAGGAAACGAGGAAGGAAGACCTAGACAGAGGCTTGGAAGAAGACAAGGAGATAACATCAGCGAGATATCAAGAGATATTTCAAGCACGACCGAACGACTACGAGCACGAATTCGACGACGAAGAGTATCTAAAGCCTCGACCGAGGAAAAGGAGGCCACCGCAGAACTACGAATTCGCTTTGGTTGAAAACGAAATGTTGCACGAAGGCAGAAGAGGAAACAATTCTGGAGCTTGGTCGAGAGTAAACGGTGAAGAAAATGCTGCGGAAGTAGCTAGCAAGGGCGTTGCTCTCTCACAGAACGCCATGGAATTGAAGTCGCTGTTGAAGATGCAACAAAAGGAAGGTCTGAGCTTGTCCGAGATTCTGCAGCAGAGGAATCTGACTCTCGATGATCTGTTGAAGGGCAAAGCTGACGTGATCAACGCTCTGAAGATGAGAGACGTCGACGAGAGCGAGGACTACGAGGAGTCTGCGAAGATGATGACCAACTCGTTTGTCAAACTTTCCACCACCAGGAAACCGCAATGGACGCTCGCTACGGAACCTgtaaaaacgaagaattcTCAGAAGGACGAAGAACTGGTAATCTCTATGATTCCGATGACTATCGAATCGCCAAAGAATCGGACAAACGCGAGAGCATCCTTGGACAAAATAAACAACGGCGAAACGTATTCAGAAGTAGGAAATGCAACGGCTGGCAAATCGTTTCTCGCTAATGTCGATCCGCCGCGAGTTAAGATTACGACATCGATGCCGTTGCCGGTTGCAACGAATTCCATGGATCTCTTGCAAGCCGACGACGCCACCGTGAAATCACCGGGTAGTGGTGAAATCAGAGCCGAGAGTTTAGACGAGGACGAAATCATGGAATTCTCCGATTTCACTGATTACAAGAAAGGACGGAGCGGCGTGTCTCCCGTTTGGCTGATGATGAAAGACGAGAATGTCAGCGGTCCTACCGAACTGGAAACTTCCAAGAGTCACCTCGAGGATAGAGGATCCACGTTGAGCATCGAGAAAATACTCAGCCCTACGGAACGTTCAAAATTGACGAACAATTTGTCTATGAGTACTGGAAACCAAGAGCAGCTTCTTGGTGATTCGACTAATATTAATAGAAGCGGAATACCCAAGGATGAAGACCAACGCGAGGCCATGGACCATTTTGAAGAGGACTATAACGCTTCTTCCGAGAAGGAATACCAGAATGACACGCCAGTGATATACTATGACCTGGAACAGAGCACTCAGATTAGTAATTTCACTGATGAGAACGATAGGAACATAATGCAGGAATTAGAGTCTGCGTTGGATGCAATGTCTCGTGATATCAATTCCACGTTAGAGAATTCACATCAAATTCTTTCAAAGAATCCACCCGCCAAGAAGGATGATAATGATAGTCTGAAAAACCATCAGGATAGAGATGCAACGGAGAAAAAGAGTTACGATGATATCGTGTCGGAAGTGGAGCCAGAAGCCCGGGCCGAGATCTTTGAATTGTTTGCTTCTGGGTCAGCAGGAAAGAGACTGGAGCGTCTTCTTAAATCGAGAAATATGAGTTTGGAGGAACTGATCGCGTTGAGACAGAGAGGATCTAGCAAGGTCCATTTGGCTCAAGTGTCGCGAATCAGAGCTCACAAATCTAACGatgaatatcgaataaaagatACGGATAATTTGAAAGCAACAAATTCTTTATCGCCTAAGGAGGACCTCCACGAAGGAAGAGCGATCGTAAATCATGACAACTACGATAGAGAAGTGGGTAATTATTTGTCAGGATCGACTGAAAATTCAAAAAGCATCGATTCATTGTCAAATTCAATGGATCTCCATCCTGAAGAGATCACGACCGAACGATCGATGCCTAATGCAGAACCAAAGACTAACAGCGAAGATGCAAAGCTTGTTGATGCTTCAAAGATGAAGAACGAGAACGAAGACAAGGAGAGGCATCGTACAGTGCAGATTGTTGATCTGTTGACAACTTTCGATTCTTTCCCATTCATGAAGGATATTGAGCGAGAATTTTCTGGTCAGTATAATAACGAAGACAAAAGAAAGTTGCTCGTACAGGAGAGCGACGTTGGCGTGATGTTCATCGACAACGACGCGGAAACGATACGCGTCAACGATACTTCAAACATCGTAGAATCTGGCTTCGTTAAGGAGATTGTAAAGCAGGAACCAAGTTCTATCAACGTTCAGACCGTGTACAGCAAAACTAGCAACATTCTCGGTGAAGATGAGAACAAGAGCGAGAAAGGAAAGACTCTTTCGAAGGTGAAACCGAGCATAATAGCTAGTGGTGCAATTCTTGGTGTAACTCTCGTAGTTTTCCTAGCGATATTTATTGTATGCAGGATCCgacagaaacagaaatatagGTACAGCAACACGTTTTCTAGAGCGGTGTTTCAGGGTCCAGTAATGGCAGCcagaaaattatcaaattcgAGCAGCTTAAGCACCGTGATGGTCAACGTGGTCGCCACGTCAACGGCGAGAAGGCcagagaaaaacgaaaaccaagaACCTACAGGAGAGATGGATCCCAAGAGTGACATCGATAATGACTCGTTAGATGCTAACGACAGCTGGGAGACCATACCtgattatatgaaataa
- the LOC132908929 gene encoding uncharacterized protein LOC132908929 isoform X1, giving the protein MWKTFYLLLLMLFTFDFPRDRLVGAERVRTNAELVTRDDDQSHRKETRGRPEARDENSGGVLVGKWRNNGEALEPKWRDGDTVPLLPFSQFSRFSRDKIDNSEEEDDYDRRAAKYRQNNRRGTFLRSRNSPRLPYSDYEDRELTESRRGYREREEILPRKRNRPWTGENVATFKETRKEDLDRGLEEDKEITSARYQEIFQARPNDYEHEFDDEEYLKPRPRKRRPPQNYEFALVENEMLHEGRRGNNSGAWSRVNGEENAAEVASKGVALSQNAMELKSLLKMQQKEGLSLSEILQQRNLTLDDLLKGKADVINALKMRDVDESEDYEESAKMMTNSFVKLSTTRKPQWTLATEPVKTKNSQKDEELVISMIPMTIESPKNRTNARASLDKINNGETYSEVGNATAGKSFLANVDPPRVKITTSMPLPVATNSMDLLQADDATVKSPGSGEIRAESLDEDEIMEFSDFTDYKKGRSGVSPVWLMMKDENVSGPTELETSKSHLEDRGSTLSIEKILSPTERSKLTNNLSMSTGNQEQLLGDSTNINRSGIPKDEDQREAMDHFEEDYNASSEKEYQNDTPVIYYDLEQSTQISNFTDENDRNIMQELESALDAMSRDINSTLENSHQILSKNPPAKKDDNDSLKNHQDRDATEKKSYDDIVSEVEPEARAEIFELFASGSAGKRLERLLKSRNMSLEELIALRQRGSSKVHLAQVSRIRAHKSNDEYRIKDTDNLKATNSLSPKEDLHEGRAIVNHDNYDREVGNYLSGSTENSKSIDSLSNSMDLHPEEITTERSMPNAEPKTNSEDAKLVDASKMKNENEDKERHRTVQIVDLLTTFDSFPFMKDIEREFSGQYNNEDKRKLLVQESDVGVMFIDNDAETIRVNDTSNIVESGFVKEIVKQEPSSINVQTVYSKTSNILGEDENKSEKGKTLSKVKPSIIASGAILGVTLVVFLAIFIVCRIRQKQKYRYSNTFSRAVFQGPVMAARKLSNSSSLSTVMVNVVATSTARRPEKNENQEPTGEMDPKSDIDNDSLDANDSWETIPDYMK; this is encoded by the exons ATGTGGAAAACATTCTATCTGCTCTTGTTGATGCTTTTCACGTTCGATTTCCCTCGCGATAGGCTCGTCGGAGCCGAGCGTGTTCGAACGAACGCCGAGCTCGTAACCCGAGACGATGATCAGAGCCATCGG aaGGAAACTCGAGGCCGACCGGAAGCCAGGGACGAAAACTCGGGAGGCGTGCTGGTGGGCAAGTGGCGGAACAACGGCGAGGCCTTGGAGCCGAAATGGCGAGACGGTGACACGGTTCCGTTGCTTCCATTTTCCCAATTTTCCCGCTTCTCCCGCGACAAAATCGACAACAGCGAAGAGGAAGACGACTACGATCGTCGTGCAGCGAAATATCGTCAGAACAACAGGCGAGGGACTTTTCTTCGTTCCAGGAACAGCCCTCGTTTACCGTACAGCGACTACGAAGACCGTGAACTAACGGAAAGCAGGCGCGGATACCGTGAACGAGAAGAGATCTTACCGCGGAAGAGAAATCGACCATGGACTGGCGAAAACGTGGCTACGTTCAAGGAAACGAGGAAGGAAGACCTAGACAGAGGCTTGGAAGAAGACAAGGAGATAACATCAGCGAGATATCAAGAGATATTTCAAGCACGACCGAACGACTACGAGCACGAATTCGACGACGAAGAGTATCTAAAGCCTCGACCGAGGAAAAGGAGGCCACCGCAGAACTACGAATTCGCTTTGGTTGAAAACGAAATGTTGCACGAAGGCAGAAGAGGAAACAATTCTGGAGCTTGGTCGAGAGTAAACGGTGAAGAAAATGCTGCGGAAGTAGCTAGCAAGGGCGTTGCTCTCTCACAGAACGCCATGGAATTGAAGTCGCTGTTGAAGATGCAACAAAAGGAAGGTCTGAGCTTGTCCGAGATTCTGCAGCAGAGGAATCTGACTCTCGATGATCTGTTGAAGGGCAAAGCTGACGTGATCAACGCTCTGAAGATGAGAGACGTCGACGAGAGCGAGGACTACGAGGAGTCTGCGAAGATGATGACCAACTCGTTTGTCAAACTTTCCACCACCAGGAAACCGCAATGGACGCTCGCTACGGAACCTgtaaaaacgaagaattcTCAGAAGGACGAAGAACTGGTAATCTCTATGATTCCGATGACTATCGAATCGCCAAAGAATCGGACAAACGCGAGAGCATCCTTGGACAAAATAAACAACGGCGAAACGTATTCAGAAGTAGGAAATGCAACGGCTGGCAAATCGTTTCTCGCTAATGTCGATCCGCCGCGAGTTAAGATTACGACATCGATGCCGTTGCCGGTTGCAACGAATTCCATGGATCTCTTGCAAGCCGACGACGCCACCGTGAAATCACCGGGTAGTGGTGAAATCAGAGCCGAGAGTTTAGACGAGGACGAAATCATGGAATTCTCCGATTTCACTGATTACAAGAAAGGACGGAGCGGCGTGTCTCCCGTTTGGCTGATGATGAAAGACGAGAATGTCAGCGGTCCTACCGAACTGGAAACTTCCAAGAGTCACCTCGAGGATAGAGGATCCACGTTGAGCATCGAGAAAATACTCAGCCCTACGGAACGTTCAAAATTGACGAACAATTTGTCTATGAGTACTGGAAACCAAGAGCAGCTTCTTGGTGATTCGACTAATATTAATAGAAGCGGAATACCCAAGGATGAAGACCAACGCGAGGCCATGGACCATTTTGAAGAGGACTATAACGCTTCTTCCGAGAAGGAATACCAGAATGACACGCCAGTGATATACTATGACCTGGAACAGAGCACTCAGATTAGTAATTTCACTGATGAGAACGATAGGAACATAATGCAGGAATTAGAGTCTGCGTTGGATGCAATGTCTCGTGATATCAATTCCACGTTAGAGAATTCACATCAAATTCTTTCAAAGAATCCACCCGCCAAGAAGGATGATAATGATAGTCTGAAAAACCATCAGGATAGAGATGCAACGGAGAAAAAGAGTTACGATGATATCGTGTCGGAAGTGGAGCCAGAAGCCCGGGCCGAGATCTTTGAATTGTTTGCTTCTGGGTCAGCAGGAAAGAGACTGGAGCGTCTTCTTAAATCGAGAAATATGAGTTTGGAGGAACTGATCGCGTTGAGACAGAGAGGATCTAGCAAGGTCCATTTGGCTCAAGTGTCGCGAATCAGAGCTCACAAATCTAACGatgaatatcgaataaaagatACGGATAATTTGAAAGCAACAAATTCTTTATCGCCTAAGGAGGACCTCCACGAAGGAAGAGCGATCGTAAATCATGACAACTACGATAGAGAAGTGGGTAATTATTTGTCAGGATCGACTGAAAATTCAAAAAGCATCGATTCATTGTCAAATTCAATGGATCTCCATCCTGAAGAGATCACGACCGAACGATCGATGCCTAATGCAGAACCAAAGACTAACAGCGAAGATGCAAAGCTTGTTGATGCTTCAAAGATGAAGAACGAGAACGAAGACAAGGAGAGGCATCGTACAGTGCAGATTGTTGATCTGTTGACAACTTTCGATTCTTTCCCATTCATGAAGGATATTGAGCGAGAATTTTCTGGTCAGTATAATAACGAAGACAAAAGAAAGTTGCTCGTACAGGAGAGCGACGTTGGCGTGATGTTCATCGACAACGACGCGGAAACGATACGCGTCAACGATACTTCAAACATCGTAGAATCTGGCTTCGTTAAGGAGATTGTAAAGCAGGAACCAAGTTCTATCAACGTTCAGACCGTGTACAGCAAAACTAGCAACATTCTCGGTGAAGATGAGAACAAGAGCGAGAAAGGAAAGACTCTTTCGAAGGTGAAACCGAGCATAATAGCTAGTGGTGCAATTCTTGGTGTAACTCTCGTAGTTTTCCTAGCGATATTTATTGTATGCAGGATCCgacagaaacagaaatatagGTACAGCAACACGTTTTCTAGAGCGGTGTTTCAGGGTCCAGTAATGGCAGCcagaaaattatcaaattcgAGCAGCTTAAGCACCGTGATGGTCAACGTGGTCGCCACGTCAACGGCGAGAAGGCcagagaaaaacgaaaaccaagaACCTACAGGAGAGATGGATCCCAAGAGTGACATCGATAATGACTCGTTAGATGCTAACGACAGCTGGGAGACCATACCtgattatatgaaataa
- the LOC132908930 gene encoding zinc finger and BTB domain-containing protein 17-like: protein MLTLEDSECKDFSKTAMEDEETNGRRNDEESYEKDKYPISNGEILRTALLSAEDDDDDIGSQEDDVSSELLSIENDSESTVSDWDDLRTDSPLSYVTSVPNNKEFIIITQLESDNALMTKKLNNERSLANKKSKSRHRSKRHNKVLLLRKLIPKHEPIVEIKEEEHSIISTDVDERVPAMEEIDYEESSMDQQNILDSKDNAGWLQSFRPLPLYYTESGKPYLKCPACGAMFFTSNSFQKHLYSHVYKEDDTFVCSFCNYTNTEPGMLFNHLSKHQDQCEFCNENLMRKNNFEKHWDIRASNFTMKRDHRGRFVCTLCKLVFDLLPQLEKHWFKHACKRERTYQCKECSGLYESRETLNNHKCMKCPVCGKVYDSLHRLKAHTMWTKHNLKCPICSYEFILAMDHEKHLALHRQTYSSMKDYEYCLQATDGKTFQCNLCDKIFYALPSLVLHLQEDHDIVNVKKEVKDDCNEEQKEESVRDMILRELRNESANYTSGNNNVSLANNKIELQNAL from the coding sequence ATGCTAACGCTAGAGGACTCAGAATGcaaagatttttcaaaaacCGCAATGGAAGATGAAGAAACTAACGGGAGAAGAAACGATGAAGAAAGctatgaaaaagataaatatccAATATCgaatggagaaatattaaGAACAGCGCTCCTTTCCGCGgaagatgatgatgatgacATTGGATCTCAAGAAGACGACGTGTCCTCCGAACTTTTGTCCATTGAAAATGATTCAGAATCCACTGTTAGCGATTGGGATGACTTGAGAACGGATTCACCTTTGTCGTACGTTACTTCTGTACCTAATAATAAGgagtttataataataacgcAGTTGGAATCGGACAATGCATTAAtgacaaagaaattaaataacgaacGCTCTTTGGCTAACAAAAAGTCTAAATCTCGACATCGTTCTAAGCGacataataaagtattattgTTGAGAAAACTGATACCGAAGCATGAACCAATAGttgaaataaaagaggaagaaCATTCGATCATTTCTACCGACGTAGACGAACGTGTGCCAGCCATGGAAGAAATAGATTACGAAGAGTCTTCTATGGACCAGCAAAATATTCTAGATTCCAAAGATAACGCTGGCTGGTTACAAAGCTTCAGACCTTTGCCGCTATATTACACTGAAAGTGGTAAACCTTATTTAAAATGTCCAGCATGTGGTGCAATGTTTTTCACTTCAAACTCATTCcaaaaacatttatattcgCATGTGTACAAGGAAGATGATACTTTTGTATGttcattttgtaattacaCAAATACAGAGCCTGGTATGCTATTTAATCATCTATCTAAACATCAGGACCAATGTGAGTTTTGTAACGAAAACTTAAtgcgtaaaaataatttcgaaaaacaTTGGGACATACGAGCATCGAACTTCACTATGAAAAGAGATCATCGAGGAAGATTCGTATGTACTCTCTGCAAACTAGTATTTGATTTGTTACCACAGTTAGAAAAGCATTGGTTTAAGCATGCatgtaaaagagaaagaactTATCAATGTAAGGAATGTAGTGGATTATACGAAAGCAGAGAGACCCTAAATAATCATAAATGCATGAAGTGTCCTGTTTGTGGTAAAGTTTATGATAGTTTGCATCGATTAAAAGCGCATACAATGTGGACAAAGCATAACTTAAAGTGTCCAATTTGTTCTTACGAATTTATTCTCGCTATGGACCATGAAAAGCATTTAGCGTTACATAGACAAACATATAGTTCTATGAAAGATTACGAGTATTGCTTGCAGGCAACAGATGGGAAGACATTCCAGTGTAATCTTtgtgacaaaatattttatgcctTACCTTCTTTAGTCTTGCATCTTCAGGAGGATCACGACATAGTAAATGTCAAGAAGGAAGTAAAAGATGATTGCAACGAAGAGCAAAAGGAAGAATCAGTCAGAGATATGATACTTCGCGAATTAAGAAACGAGTCTGCAAATTATACTAGtggaaataataatgtatcCTTAGCAAACAATAAAATCGAACTGCAGAACGCACTATAA
- the LOC132908933 gene encoding tetra-peptide repeat homeobox protein 1-like, with protein sequence MSMISLFLILCCGYALTAETNDTKQSKRGIPEAGGWVGIPSSHGYGHGQPWLGDPGWKGLKFPPFNLAHGGLHGGLSYGRVPAIPLPIGGADLLKTFPVYITKHVVLERPVPVPQPVYIEKPYHVPVPIEKIIHKPVPVPIPIHEPVPVPVERPIAIPVKHPVAVPVQQPYPVPVKQAFPIPVPVPVPIPVHPAPIPLIGAGPVGSPAYDGRGYGGGHFYPVLHGHGLHGHPLPAQFVHGFGAGFGHGFGHEYGHGHGYDYPHAYAADFGHGHEHKKRSKN encoded by the exons ATGTCTATGATCTCG CTGTTCCTAATACTTTGCTGTGGCTACGCGCTAACTGCAGAAACAAACGATACAAAACAAAGTAAACGGGGGATACCAGAAGCTGGCGGATGGGTTGGAATACCAAGTTCTCATGGGTACGGCCATGGACAACCATGGTTAGGTGATCCAGGTTGGAAAGGGCTCAAATTTCCACCCTTTAACTTAGCTCACGGAGG ATTGCATGGCGGATTATCATACGGCAGAGTACCTGCTATCCCTTTACCAATCGGGGGGGCCGATTTGTTGAAAACGTTTCCAGTATACATAACGAAACACGTGGTTCTGGAAAGACCAGTTCCTGTTCCACAGCCAGTTTACATCGAGAAACCGTATCACGTGCCAGTTCCGATCGAAAAGATCATTCACAAACCGGTCCCGGTTCCCATTCCGATACACGAG CCAGTTCCGGTCCCGGTGGAACGCCCAATTGCAATACCGGTGAAGCACCCCGTGGCTGTGCCAGTACAACAACCGTATCCAGTACCGGTAAAGCAAGCGTTTCCAATACCGGTCCCGGTTCCAGTTCCGATTCCGGTCCATCCAGCTCCGATCCCGCTGATTGGCGCTGGTCCGGTTGGCTCACCGGCATACGACGGTAGAGGTTATGGCGGCGGTCACTTTTATCCCGTGTTGCATGGCCACGGGCTGCATGGCCATCCGTTGCCCGCGCAGTTCGTTCATGGTTTTGGCGCCGGTTTTGGACACGGTTTCGGCCATGAGTACGGTCACGGCCACGGTTACGACTATCCACATGCGTACGCTGCCGACTTCGGTCATGGACACGAACACAAAAAGCGAAGCAAGAATTGA
- the LOC132908935 gene encoding uncharacterized protein LOC132908935, translating to MKIILVLSLFLAVSAAIIVDKHEKTKPVASKRHDKRGLVNLEYGVPDHPYGHPEPAPVFEPSLPDVGGHLESVIAPVAPPPPLPVAHAAPAVPVPVPQPIPQPQPFPVAVPQPVPHPVPVAVPQPVPHPVPVAVPVTKHVAVPVPVDRAVPVPVDRPVPVPVAVPVPKPYPVHVEKIVHVDRPVPVPFDRPVHVPVDRPVAVPVPVPKPYPVPYEKVVHVDRPYPVHVAVPYHVPKPYPVPVAVHAHKTHGWFK from the exons ATGAAGATTATTTTG GTCTTGTCGTTGTTCCTGGCGGTCAGTGCAGCGATTATCGTCGATAAGCACGAGAAGACCAAGCCTGTTGCGTCGAAGAGACACGACAAGAGAGGACTCGTAAATTTGGAATATGGCGTGCCCGATCATCCGTACGGTCATCCTGAACCGGCGCCTGTCTTCGAGCCTTCTCTTCCGGACGTGGGTGGACACTTGGAGTCCGTGATCGCGCCTGTAGCACCTCCGCCACCGCTACCTGTAGCGCACGCAGCTC CCGCAGTTCCAGTACCGGTGCCTCAGCCGATTCCACAGCCGCAACCGTTTCCAGTCGCGGTGCCTCAGCCGGTACCGCATCCGGTTCCAGTCGCCGTGCCTCAGCCAGTGCCACATCCGGTTCCAGTCGCAGTTCCCGTGACGAAGCACGTGGCGGTGCCTGTGCCAGTCGATCGAGCGGTTCCAGTTCCTGTGGATCGTCCTGTTCCCGTGCCGGTGGCTGTTCCCGTGCCCAAACCGTATCCGGTCCACGTGGAGAAGATCGTGCACGTCGATAGACCAGTGCCAGTACCGTTCGACAGGCCAGTTCACGTGCCAGTGGATCGACCAGTGGCCGTTCCTGTTCCAGTACCCAAACCGTATCCGGTTCCGTACGAGAAGGTGGTCCACGTGGACAGGCCCTATCCTGTTCACGTGGCAGTGCCTTACCACGTTCCCAAACCTTATCCAGTACCCGTTGCTGTTCATGCTCACAAGACGCATGGATGGTTCAAGTAA